A genomic stretch from Candidatus Eisenbacteria bacterium includes:
- the lptC gene encoding LPS export ABC transporter periplasmic protein LptC, which translates to MRSPFAGFRGGVIRWSTSQALAVVAVAAIAGCQSRTAPTPSGAALRFPDQEARDFTLTETSEGKKNWTLWASYAAMYNDRNLVDARTIRIEFFDTNGTRYSTLVADQGLVDQRTNNLEAVGKVRIVTETGVRMDTDSLRWINSTQKIVSDSFVRVTRKQDVVTGYGFESDPNLDHFHLKREVRAEVRDEGDGGEPISR; encoded by the coding sequence ATGCGGTCCCCGTTTGCCGGGTTTCGAGGGGGCGTGATACGATGGAGCACCTCGCAAGCTCTGGCCGTGGTTGCCGTGGCCGCGATCGCGGGCTGTCAGTCGCGGACCGCCCCGACTCCGAGCGGCGCGGCCCTCCGGTTTCCGGATCAGGAGGCGCGCGATTTCACGCTCACGGAAACTTCGGAAGGCAAGAAGAACTGGACCCTCTGGGCATCGTACGCGGCCATGTACAACGATCGAAATCTCGTGGATGCCCGCACCATTCGGATCGAGTTCTTCGACACGAATGGGACCCGATACTCGACCCTCGTCGCCGACCAAGGCCTCGTGGATCAGCGCACGAACAACCTGGAAGCCGTGGGGAAGGTGCGAATCGTCACCGAAACCGGCGTTAGGATGGACACCGACTCGCTGCGGTGGATCAACAGCACCCAGAAGATCGTCTCGGACTCCTTCGTCCGCGTGACGCGCAAGCAGGACGTCGTCACGGGATACGGCTTTGAGAGCGATCCGAACCTGGACCACTTCCACCTCAAGCGAGAGGTCCGGGCGGAAGTTCGCGACGAGGGGGATGGCGGAGAGCCGATCTCGCGATGA
- a CDS encoding KpsF/GutQ family sugar-phosphate isomerase — protein MQANATCISAWAREILEAEGEAILGLKDRVGKDFERAVQLLLEVQGYVLTSGVGKSGLVAKKIAATLTSTGTPANFVHPVDAIHGDLGIVSTRDAAILLSKSGETPELLGLLPAFRRRGVPIVTITCNPNSALARGSDCVLDLGRLREACPEDLVPTTTTTAALAMGDALAIVLLRMKGFSREDFVFLHPGGVLGQTALLRVSDLMHRGDALPRVGSGATLHEALLEILKKRLGMTTVVDDEGLLRGVLTDGDLKRILLQGSASLEQPVSRVMSTMPHTIGEDALIAQAVRRMEENEGGAITSLVIVDGRGEPQGVLHLHDCLGAGARVR, from the coding sequence ATGCAGGCGAATGCGACATGCATCTCCGCGTGGGCTCGCGAGATTCTCGAAGCCGAAGGGGAAGCGATCCTCGGCCTCAAGGATCGTGTCGGCAAGGACTTCGAGCGAGCCGTTCAGCTCTTGCTCGAGGTACAGGGTTACGTCCTCACCTCGGGTGTCGGCAAGTCCGGCCTCGTCGCGAAAAAAATCGCGGCAACCCTCACCAGCACCGGCACCCCGGCGAATTTCGTCCATCCGGTGGACGCCATCCACGGGGATTTGGGAATCGTCTCGACCCGGGACGCGGCCATCCTCCTCTCGAAGAGCGGAGAGACCCCGGAGCTTCTCGGACTCTTGCCCGCGTTCCGCCGCCGCGGGGTGCCGATCGTCACGATCACATGCAATCCCAACTCCGCGCTCGCGCGCGGGTCGGACTGCGTTTTGGACTTGGGCAGGTTGCGGGAGGCGTGCCCCGAGGACCTTGTGCCCACCACGACGACCACGGCCGCGCTCGCCATGGGGGACGCGCTCGCGATCGTGCTCCTGCGCATGAAGGGTTTTTCCCGGGAGGATTTCGTCTTCCTCCATCCGGGGGGCGTGCTCGGTCAGACCGCCCTGCTTCGCGTCTCGGACCTGATGCACCGAGGGGACGCATTGCCGAGGGTGGGGAGCGGAGCGACGCTCCACGAGGCCCTGCTGGAAATCCTGAAAAAGCGCCTCGGCATGACGACGGTCGTGGACGACGAGGGTCTTCTGAGGGGCGTTCTCACCGACGGGGATCTCAAGCGAATCTTGCTCCAGGGATCCGCGAGCTTGGAGCAGCCGGTCTCCCGAGTCATGTCGACGATGCCGCACACGATCGGGGAGGACGCGCTCATCGCGCAGGCGGTGCGCCGCATGGAGGAGAACGAAGGGGGCGCGATCACCTCGCTCGTGATCGTGGACGGACGGGGAGAGCCCCAGGGCGTCCTTCACCTGCACGACTGCCTCGGGGCGGGCGCCCGGGTCCGGTGA
- a CDS encoding 3-deoxy-8-phosphooctulonate synthase gives MPEAWKAFDVGSVRFEPGRFALIAGPCALEDPGMAEEVAREVKRISSALRLPFVFKASYAKANRSTRESYRGPGAQEGLRELARIRDAAGVPVTSDVHDISEVAAAAQVLDLIQVPAFLCRQTALIEAVARSGKPVHLKKGQFLDPGSMARAVDKARAAGAEGVILTERGTMFGYGDLVVDFRGIEIMRRCACPVFFDATHSVQRPGGVETGGQREFIPVLGRAAVAAGVDGIFIETHPDPPRAKSDRESQWPLAELPGLLRSWIKIRQSLADERLVGARPA, from the coding sequence GTGCCGGAAGCGTGGAAAGCGTTCGACGTCGGAAGCGTTCGATTCGAGCCGGGCCGCTTCGCGCTCATCGCGGGGCCCTGCGCCCTGGAAGACCCCGGCATGGCGGAGGAAGTGGCTCGTGAGGTCAAGCGAATCTCCTCGGCGCTCAGGCTTCCCTTCGTGTTCAAGGCTTCCTATGCGAAGGCGAACCGTTCCACCCGAGAGAGCTACCGCGGTCCGGGCGCTCAGGAGGGCCTTCGAGAGCTGGCGCGGATACGCGACGCGGCCGGGGTTCCCGTAACGAGCGACGTCCACGACATTTCGGAAGTCGCCGCCGCGGCCCAGGTCCTAGACTTGATCCAGGTCCCGGCGTTCCTGTGTCGTCAGACCGCGCTCATTGAAGCCGTGGCTCGGAGCGGCAAGCCGGTGCATCTCAAGAAGGGGCAGTTCCTCGACCCCGGATCGATGGCCCGGGCGGTGGACAAGGCCCGCGCGGCGGGAGCGGAAGGGGTGATCCTGACCGAACGGGGAACCATGTTCGGGTACGGCGATCTGGTCGTGGACTTCCGCGGGATCGAAATCATGAGGCGGTGCGCCTGTCCGGTCTTCTTCGACGCAACCCATTCTGTCCAGAGGCCGGGAGGCGTCGAGACCGGGGGGCAGCGCGAGTTCATCCCGGTGCTGGGGCGGGCGGCCGTGGCGGCGGGAGTGGACGGCATCTTCATCGAGACCCATCCCGACCCGCCCCGAGCCAAGTCCGACCGGGAAAGCCAGTGGCCGCTCGCCGAGCTTCCCGGTTTGCTTCGATCCTGGATCAAGATTCGCCAATCACTTGCCGATGAGAGACTTGTGGGGGCCAGACCGGCGTGA
- a CDS encoding CTP synthase → MTKFVFVTGGVVSSLGKGIAASSIGSLLKSRGFVVTIQKFDPYLNVDPGTMSPYQHGEVFVTDDGAETDLDVGHYERFLGVSMHRENNVTAGQIYDSIIQKERRGDYLGRTVQVIPHVTDEIKSRMLGITRQGQVDVAIVEIGGTVGDIESLPFLEAIRQLRLELRRENTLFVHVTLVPHLGAAREIKTKPTQHSVKELRAIGIQPDILLCRCEVPLPNDVKEKIALFCNVPKEAVIEAIDVPSIYDIPLMFHRGGLDDLIVEYMHLEGRPADLQVWQTYSERVRSAKEQVTVAVVGKYTHLRDAYKSINEAILHGAAANGVSVRIDWVDSERVEMDGPVALLGQAHGILIPGGFGDRGTEGMIQAARYARERKTPFFGICLGMQCAVIEFARDVAGLDGADSSEFRSDTPHPVIDLLESQQGVSKKGGTMRLGAYDCEVVPGSHASEEYANPHVAERHRHRYEFNNRYRAKLEERGLKVTGVYTDMDLVEIVELPDHPWFVGVQFHPELRSRPDNPHPLFRGFVRAAIEERRRREGAQAASPSPTGAPIQ, encoded by the coding sequence ATGACCAAGTTCGTGTTCGTGACAGGCGGGGTCGTTTCCTCGCTCGGCAAGGGGATCGCGGCGTCCTCCATCGGGTCGCTGCTGAAGAGCCGGGGCTTCGTGGTGACGATCCAGAAGTTCGATCCCTACCTGAACGTGGACCCCGGGACGATGAGCCCCTATCAGCACGGAGAAGTGTTCGTGACCGACGACGGCGCGGAGACCGATCTGGACGTCGGACACTACGAGCGCTTTCTCGGCGTCTCGATGCACCGGGAGAACAACGTGACCGCGGGGCAGATCTACGACTCGATCATCCAGAAGGAGCGCCGCGGCGATTACCTGGGCCGCACGGTCCAGGTGATCCCCCACGTCACCGATGAGATCAAGTCGCGGATGCTGGGCATCACGCGTCAGGGGCAGGTCGACGTCGCGATCGTGGAGATCGGCGGCACGGTGGGAGACATCGAGAGTCTTCCGTTCCTCGAGGCGATCCGGCAGCTGAGGCTCGAGCTCCGGCGGGAGAACACGCTCTTCGTCCATGTCACGCTCGTTCCCCACCTGGGCGCGGCGCGCGAGATCAAGACGAAGCCCACCCAGCATTCGGTGAAGGAGCTGCGCGCGATCGGTATTCAGCCCGACATTCTTCTCTGCCGCTGCGAGGTCCCGCTTCCGAACGACGTGAAGGAAAAGATCGCGCTCTTCTGCAACGTTCCCAAGGAGGCGGTCATCGAGGCGATCGATGTGCCCTCGATCTACGATATCCCGCTCATGTTCCACCGCGGTGGGCTGGACGACTTGATCGTCGAGTACATGCACCTGGAGGGACGTCCCGCGGACCTCCAGGTGTGGCAGACCTACTCGGAGCGCGTCCGATCGGCCAAGGAACAGGTTACGGTCGCGGTGGTCGGGAAGTACACGCACCTCCGAGACGCGTACAAGAGCATCAACGAGGCGATCCTGCACGGGGCGGCCGCGAACGGGGTCTCGGTCCGGATCGACTGGGTCGACTCCGAGCGCGTCGAGATGGACGGCCCGGTCGCCTTGCTGGGCCAGGCACACGGAATCTTGATCCCGGGCGGCTTCGGAGACCGCGGAACCGAGGGGATGATCCAGGCCGCGCGGTACGCGAGGGAGCGCAAGACGCCCTTTTTCGGAATTTGTCTCGGCATGCAGTGCGCGGTCATCGAGTTCGCGCGCGACGTCGCGGGGTTGGACGGCGCCGACTCTTCCGAGTTCCGCTCCGATACCCCGCACCCGGTCATCGATCTCCTGGAATCGCAGCAGGGCGTTTCGAAGAAGGGGGGCACCATGCGGCTCGGCGCCTACGATTGCGAGGTCGTTCCCGGGAGCCACGCCTCGGAGGAATACGCGAATCCGCATGTCGCCGAGCGGCACAGGCACCGCTACGAGTTCAACAATCGCTATCGGGCGAAGCTCGAGGAGCGCGGGCTCAAGGTCACCGGCGTCTACACGGACATGGATCTCGTCGAGATCGTCGAGCTGCCCGATCATCCCTGGTTCGTGGGGGTCCAATTCCATCCGGAGCTCCGCTCGCGTCCGGACAACCCGCATCCTCTTTTCCGCGGATTCGTTCGCGCGGCGATCGAGGAACGCCGTCGGCGGGAGGGCGCCCAGGCCGCGAGCCCGAGTCCGACGGGCGCGCCCATCCAGTAG
- the raiA gene encoding ribosome-associated translation inhibitor RaiA, translating into MQITIKGRHWTVTPDYREYAERRIEKLQRYFSHLISAQLTVTEEGYRHMAELRIFGNGVDLAGRAQDPDPRVALDAVLEKQERALKRRKERLKDRKKRGESLRRQGIPVLAPEATRREQGGVEIVRSRPKQRTLTVDQAVRMLLKSRLAVLAFSEPDGGGIRIVYRLEDGQVGLLELD; encoded by the coding sequence ATGCAGATCACGATCAAGGGGCGGCACTGGACGGTGACTCCCGACTACCGCGAGTACGCGGAGCGGAGAATCGAGAAGTTGCAGCGATACTTCTCGCACCTGATCAGCGCGCAGCTGACCGTGACCGAGGAGGGCTACCGCCACATGGCGGAGCTTCGCATATTCGGAAACGGTGTGGACTTGGCCGGGCGCGCCCAGGATCCGGATCCTCGCGTGGCGCTCGACGCGGTGCTAGAGAAGCAGGAGCGAGCGTTGAAGCGTCGCAAGGAACGGTTGAAGGACAGGAAGAAACGCGGGGAGAGCCTCCGCCGCCAGGGAATCCCCGTGCTCGCTCCGGAAGCGACACGCCGGGAGCAGGGCGGGGTCGAGATCGTCCGGTCTCGACCCAAGCAGCGGACCCTGACCGTGGACCAGGCCGTGCGGATGCTTCTCAAGAGCCGCCTGGCCGTGTTGGCCTTTTCCGAGCCGGACGGGGGCGGCATTCGGATCGTCTATCGCCTGGAGGACGGGCAAGTAGGACTGCTTGAGCTCGATTAG
- the rpoN gene encoding RNA polymerase factor sigma-54, producing the protein MEMKHSLSMQQKPTLIMTQRLQHALKLLQMPTLELQQALKMELERNPLLEEVDEVEEVEEIEEVKKEVGQEEAEQPPETEAKAEQEIDWGELWPDQFETVSAPRTNDGDAEFYERVPVTVKTLGDHLLEQLRLSNLDPPAMEIGEFLIGSIDENGYLQTTVEEVGETFQVSPERVEEVLAVIQTFEPAGIGARNLQECLWIQIVQKKMETTLAGRIVQEQFDNLLAKRFSEIARNLKCTVEDVQAASDTIGTLDPRPAQEIAAEETRYVVPDLIVERVGEDFVVALNDRNVPRLRISHAYQQMLRNRNSVEDTTRRYITEKLNSAKWLIQTIEQRRKTMIKVMRRIVEEQREFFERGVEGLRPLTLQQIANQIGMHESTVSRVTTNKYVQTPRGVFELKYFFSSGLQTEDGDDVSAKVAKGKISQLIQGEDKREPLSDQRIAELLHEQGLKIARRTVAKYREALRILPARARRRYASRIENRT; encoded by the coding sequence ATGGAAATGAAACACAGCCTGAGCATGCAGCAGAAGCCGACGCTGATCATGACGCAGCGTTTGCAGCACGCGCTCAAGCTGCTCCAGATGCCCACCCTCGAGCTCCAGCAGGCGCTCAAGATGGAATTGGAGCGCAATCCCCTCCTCGAAGAGGTGGACGAGGTGGAAGAGGTCGAGGAGATCGAAGAGGTCAAGAAGGAGGTCGGGCAGGAGGAGGCCGAGCAGCCGCCGGAGACCGAGGCGAAGGCGGAACAGGAAATCGACTGGGGGGAGCTGTGGCCCGACCAGTTCGAGACGGTGTCGGCCCCGCGCACGAACGACGGCGACGCCGAGTTCTACGAGCGCGTCCCGGTCACCGTGAAAACCCTCGGGGATCATCTCCTGGAGCAGCTGCGCCTGAGCAATCTGGATCCGCCGGCCATGGAGATCGGAGAATTCCTGATCGGTTCCATCGATGAGAACGGGTACCTGCAGACCACGGTCGAGGAGGTCGGCGAGACCTTCCAGGTGAGTCCCGAGCGCGTCGAGGAAGTGCTCGCCGTGATCCAGACGTTCGAGCCGGCGGGGATCGGCGCCCGGAACCTCCAGGAGTGCCTCTGGATCCAAATCGTCCAGAAGAAAATGGAGACGACCCTTGCCGGCCGGATCGTTCAGGAGCAATTCGATAACCTCCTCGCCAAGCGATTCTCGGAGATCGCGCGGAATCTCAAGTGCACGGTCGAGGATGTCCAGGCGGCGAGCGACACGATCGGCACTCTGGATCCCCGGCCGGCCCAGGAGATCGCGGCCGAGGAAACGCGCTACGTGGTTCCGGACCTGATCGTGGAACGGGTCGGCGAGGATTTCGTTGTCGCGCTCAACGATCGGAACGTGCCCCGGCTCAGGATCAGCCACGCCTACCAGCAAATGCTGCGGAACAGGAATTCCGTCGAGGACACGACCCGCAGGTACATCACCGAAAAGCTCAACTCGGCCAAGTGGCTCATCCAGACGATCGAGCAGCGGCGAAAGACGATGATCAAGGTGATGCGCCGGATCGTGGAGGAGCAGCGGGAGTTCTTCGAGAGGGGCGTGGAAGGCTTGAGGCCGCTCACGCTGCAGCAGATCGCGAACCAGATCGGCATGCACGAATCGACCGTGAGCCGCGTCACGACGAACAAGTACGTTCAGACTCCGCGAGGTGTTTTCGAGCTGAAATATTTCTTCTCGAGCGGGCTCCAGACTGAAGACGGAGACGATGTTTCAGCCAAGGTAGCGAAGGGGAAGATCTCACAGCTGATCCAAGGAGAGGACAAGCGCGAGCCGCTCAGCGATCAGCGCATCGCGGAGCTCTTGCACGAACAAGGTCTCAAGATCGCGCGGAGGACGGTGGCCAAGTACCGGGAGGCCTTGCGCATATTGCCGGCACGGGCCCGCCGACGTTACGCGTCGCGGATCGAGAATCGAACATGA
- the lptB gene encoding LPS export ABC transporter ATP-binding protein, with translation MTGLEGRNLERFYGHWKVVDRVSIGVQRGEVVGLLGPNGAGKTTTFYLIVGLLRVDGGQILVDGKDITRMPMHERARAGIGYLAQEPSIFRKLTVRENILGILETLPMSRRERTERLGHLLEELNIAHLADRRGYNLSGGERRRVEITRALVTHPKFLLLDEPFVGIDPIAVAEIQDIVGRLKQRGLGILITDHNVRETLSTTDRAYIMFEGKILLEGTSQELAEDPIARQIYLGERFRLD, from the coding sequence ATGACCGGCCTGGAGGGGCGGAATCTGGAGCGGTTCTACGGCCACTGGAAAGTCGTCGACCGGGTTTCGATCGGAGTGCAACGCGGCGAGGTGGTCGGTCTCCTGGGCCCGAACGGCGCGGGGAAGACAACGACCTTCTATCTCATCGTGGGGCTCTTGCGGGTCGACGGGGGGCAGATTCTGGTCGACGGCAAGGACATCACGCGGATGCCGATGCACGAGCGGGCCCGCGCCGGGATCGGTTATCTGGCCCAGGAGCCTTCGATCTTTCGAAAACTGACCGTCCGCGAGAACATCCTGGGCATTTTGGAAACGCTGCCGATGAGTAGGAGGGAGAGGACGGAGCGGCTCGGGCATCTCTTGGAGGAACTGAACATCGCGCACTTGGCGGATCGAAGGGGGTACAACCTTTCGGGTGGAGAACGGCGGCGCGTCGAAATCACGCGGGCGCTCGTGACGCATCCCAAGTTCCTGTTGCTGGACGAGCCCTTTGTCGGAATCGACCCGATCGCGGTCGCCGAAATCCAGGACATCGTCGGGAGGCTGAAGCAGCGGGGTCTGGGGATTCTGATCACCGACCACAACGTCCGCGAAACTTTGAGCACGACCGACCGGGCGTACATCATGTTCGAGGGGAAGATCCTCCTGGAAGGAACGAGCCAGGAGCTGGCGGAGGATCCGATCGCCCGCCAGATCTATCTGGGCGAGCGGTTCCGGCTGGATTGA